Proteins co-encoded in one Bacillota bacterium genomic window:
- a CDS encoding BMC domain-containing protein — MAGEAIGLIETRGLVGAIEALDACLKAAQVRLSGMDFVTGGLVTIRVTGDVGAVNAAVSAGEAAARRVGTVVSAHVIPRPHAGIRELVYGPGTRGPAPLRPPETEIASSSEQSPGAAAPEYLSPEVPPAGEIPAEDLPAATARVREIVRGTDVEALMEDVGVLSDAPVWKLRKIARYIPNIRLSGIEISNARKEELLLEMTAAALEGGGDSDAH; from the coding sequence GGGGCCATCGAGGCTCTGGACGCGTGCCTCAAGGCCGCTCAGGTCAGGCTCTCGGGGATGGACTTCGTTACCGGGGGTCTCGTCACCATACGGGTAACAGGCGATGTTGGAGCCGTCAATGCTGCCGTTTCGGCGGGGGAAGCAGCCGCCCGTCGGGTAGGGACGGTCGTGTCGGCGCACGTCATCCCGAGGCCCCACGCCGGGATCCGCGAGCTCGTATACGGGCCCGGCACGCGGGGGCCGGCGCCGCTCAGGCCGCCGGAAACCGAGATCGCTTCATCCAGCGAGCAATCACCCGGCGCGGCTGCTCCAGAATACCTGTCGCCGGAGGTCCCGCCCGCCGGCGAGATACCGGCTGAAGACCTGCCGGCGGCGACCGCCCGGGTGAGGGAGATCGTCAGGGGGACAGATGTTGAAGCGCTCATGGAGGACGTCGGCGTGTTGAGCGACGCCCCGGTCTGGAAGCTCAGGAAGATCGCAAGGTACATCCCCAACATCCGCCTCAGCGGGATAGAAATCTCGAACGCGCGCAAGGAAGAGCTCCTGCTGGAGATGACGGCGGCCGCGCTCGAAGGGGGAGGCGACAGCGATGCGCATTGA